The Acidobacteriota bacterium genome has a segment encoding these proteins:
- a CDS encoding GAF domain-containing protein, whose translation MADESKKKTAATAPQLQGGEPQSDLLKKGEKFLEIYNMGKQFTEEVLRENEKLRYKVASLESRVQSGGGDVPEEVSHLQKKLERAEDEKKLLESKYREVESENKDFARRYLEIEEQNNNLANLYVASYQLHSTLDFQEVVQIVMEIIINLIGAEEFALMLLDEKTNELSVVAHESMENYPRTSISIGKGIIGTVARTGEPYYINQDPKHCDVGYEHPLVCIPLKIKEHVIGVITLYKLLVQKDSFSAVDYELFTLLAGHAATALFSSKLYSQSERKLSTIQGFLDLLTTTSDEKGEE comes from the coding sequence ATGGCGGACGAATCGAAGAAGAAAACGGCGGCCACGGCTCCTCAATTGCAAGGGGGTGAGCCCCAGAGCGACCTCCTCAAAAAGGGAGAGAAATTTCTTGAAATCTACAACATGGGCAAGCAGTTTACCGAGGAGGTGCTGCGCGAGAACGAGAAGCTGCGCTACAAGGTCGCCTCGCTAGAAAGCCGGGTGCAGTCCGGAGGGGGCGACGTTCCGGAAGAAGTCTCGCACCTGCAGAAGAAGCTCGAGCGGGCCGAGGACGAGAAAAAACTCCTCGAGTCCAAGTACCGCGAGGTCGAGAGCGAGAACAAGGACTTCGCCCGCCGCTACCTCGAGATCGAGGAGCAGAACAACAACCTCGCCAACCTCTACGTCGCCTCCTACCAGCTCCACTCGACGCTCGACTTCCAGGAAGTCGTTCAGATCGTCATGGAAATCATCATCAACCTCATCGGCGCCGAGGAGTTCGCGCTGATGCTTCTCGACGAGAAGACGAACGAGCTTTCCGTCGTGGCGCACGAGAGCATGGAAAACTACCCCCGGACGAGCATCTCGATAGGCAAGGGCATCATAGGGACGGTTGCGAGGACGGGCGAGCCGTACTACATCAACCAGGACCCCAAGCACTGCGACGTGGGCTACGAGCACCCGCTGGTGTGCATACCGCTGAAGATCAAGGAGCACGTCATCGGGGTGATAACGCTCTACAAGCTGCTGGTGCAGAAGGACAGCTTCTCGGCGGTGGACTACGAGCTGTTCACGCTGCTTGCGGGGCACGCGGCGACGGCGCTGTTCAGCTCGAAGCTCTACTCCCAGTCGGAGCGCAAGCTCTCCACCATCCAGGGATTTCTCGACCTGCTCACCACCACGTCGGACGAAAAAGGCGAAGAGTAA
- a CDS encoding response regulator, translated as MRQLISFSLKRFEGCRIVEAVDGVDALKKLSTDSVDMIVTDINMPVMDGLKLVKLVRENDKLKHLPIIIITTEGAEEDRERGLQLGANAYIAKPIQSSNLIKTITSLLPA; from the coding sequence ATGCGGCAGCTCATTTCGTTTTCGCTGAAGCGTTTCGAGGGGTGCCGGATCGTGGAGGCGGTGGACGGGGTGGACGCGTTGAAGAAACTCTCTACCGACAGCGTGGACATGATAGTGACGGATATCAACATGCCGGTGATGGACGGCCTCAAGCTCGTCAAGCTCGTGCGCGAGAACGACAAGCTGAAGCACCTCCCGATCATCATCATCACGACCGAGGGCGCCGAGGAGGACCGCGAGCGCGGCCTCCAGCTTGGCGCGAACGCCTACATCGCCAAGCCCATCCAGTCTTCCAACCTCATCAAGACCATCACCAGCCTCCTGCCGGCGTAG
- a CDS encoding ATP-binding protein — MAKTTPKSIAPPETPSVGGRAREGPSDRPGGGAARRDASLAPALASGLAPPEEFAEASWRCARCRDTGWVEEEAGERGYMRVRPCACRTERACEAALREAGIPPRFARCTLDNFKTAGLGEDIRSALQASRGFVKQFPMKKGLLFMGSPGVGKTHLAAAILNRLHETFGVRVRFEDFSELLARIRRSYDPRAEALPHEQEILAPVYDAEVLLLDDLGASRLSEWARDMLYLVVNTRYTRGRLTLATTNFMDAPPRRARSSSKRTPSDPIESDTLEERVGPRIRSRLYEMCMVVRMQGDDYRRRKK, encoded by the coding sequence ATGGCCAAGACCACCCCGAAATCAATTGCCCCACCCGAAACGCCTTCGGTCGGCGGACGCGCCCGGGAGGGGCCCTCCGACCGGCCCGGCGGGGGGGCGGCGCGCAGGGACGCGTCGCTTGCCCCGGCGCTTGCGTCGGGACTGGCGCCACCCGAGGAATTCGCGGAAGCCTCATGGCGCTGCGCCCGGTGCCGGGATACGGGGTGGGTCGAGGAAGAAGCGGGCGAGCGCGGCTACATGCGCGTGCGTCCCTGCGCGTGCCGGACGGAGCGTGCATGCGAGGCCGCGCTTCGAGAGGCGGGCATTCCGCCCCGATTCGCCCGATGCACCCTCGATAATTTCAAGACGGCCGGCCTCGGCGAGGACATTCGGAGCGCGCTTCAGGCCTCCCGGGGCTTTGTCAAGCAATTTCCCATGAAGAAGGGACTCCTCTTCATGGGCAGTCCCGGGGTCGGAAAGACGCACCTGGCGGCGGCCATCCTGAACCGGCTGCACGAGACGTTCGGCGTCCGGGTGCGCTTTGAAGATTTTTCGGAGCTTCTCGCCCGCATCCGCCGCTCGTACGACCCGCGCGCCGAAGCACTTCCCCACGAGCAGGAGATCCTCGCGCCCGTCTACGACGCCGAGGTGCTTCTGCTCGACGATCTCGGGGCCTCACGCCTTTCGGAGTGGGCGCGCGACATGCTCTATCTCGTCGTGAACACCCGCTACACCCGGGGACGCCTCACGCTCGCGACCACTAATTTCATGGACGCCCCTCCCCGCCGCGCACGCTCCTCGTCCAAGCGGACCCCCTCCGATCCCATCGAGTCCGACACGCTCGAGGAGCGCGTCGGCCCCCGCATCCGCTCGCGCCTCTACGAGATGTGCATGGTCGTCCGCATGCAGGGCGACGATTACCGCCGCCGGAAAAAATAG
- a CDS encoding RNA polymerase sigma factor RpoD/SigA, which yields MYDEGITADSLQTYLREISEISMLTPEVEKELGGRYFHGRDEEALRQLIEANLRFVVAVAKRYRHRGGISFHDLINEGNVGLIQAARRFDPEKNVRFVTYAMWWIRQSILRALSEYEQPFKLPPRKVALSHQIARSARSLRSEREREPTLEEIAEDAGTTLEEVTELYGMRKESLDEVLDEESGFTLLDSLKQETVPSAEDSLLRHMLIARVGEVLARLSEREERVLRLRFGIYGGDAMTLEEIGEVMYLSRERVRQIEKSAINKLRRSHLAFQLRGSLN from the coding sequence GTGTACGACGAGGGCATCACCGCCGACTCGCTCCAAACTTACCTCCGGGAAATTTCCGAGATCTCGATGCTCACGCCGGAGGTGGAAAAGGAACTCGGCGGTAGGTATTTCCATGGCCGGGACGAAGAGGCGCTCAGACAGCTCATCGAGGCCAACCTGCGCTTCGTCGTGGCCGTGGCGAAGCGCTACCGCCACCGCGGGGGCATCTCGTTTCACGACCTCATTAACGAAGGAAACGTGGGCCTTATTCAAGCCGCACGCCGCTTCGATCCGGAGAAAAACGTCCGCTTCGTCACCTACGCCATGTGGTGGATTCGCCAGTCCATTCTGCGCGCCCTGAGCGAGTACGAACAACCCTTCAAGCTTCCGCCCCGCAAGGTGGCGCTTTCGCACCAAATCGCGCGTAGTGCGAGGTCCCTGCGCTCCGAACGCGAGCGCGAGCCGACCCTCGAGGAGATTGCCGAAGACGCGGGCACGACGCTCGAAGAGGTTACCGAGCTCTACGGCATGCGCAAGGAGTCGCTCGACGAGGTGCTCGACGAGGAATCGGGCTTCACGCTGCTCGACAGCCTGAAGCAGGAAACCGTGCCCTCGGCCGAGGACTCTCTGCTTCGCCACATGCTGATTGCGCGCGTCGGGGAGGTCCTCGCGCGCCTGAGCGAGCGCGAGGAAAGGGTCCTCCGCCTGCGCTTCGGCATCTACGGGGGAGATGCCATGACCCTGGAGGAGATCGGCGAGGTCATGTACCTGTCGCGCGAGCGGGTGCGCCAGATCGAGAAAAGCGCGATCAACAAGCTGCGCCGCTCGCACCTGGCGTTCCAGTTGCGCGGCAGTTTGAACTGA
- a CDS encoding helix-turn-helix transcriptional regulator has translation MVRRAAKADSTPKAKTRARTVSGERRGRSGAAYAIGAVAERYGIHPQTLRLYERENLLVPARSEGNTRLYSEEDLETLEFILNLTRNLGVNLAGVEVVLNMRGRMLEIQREVEELLQRMQREFAARRMEPPLTQALVRLKDLYREDYALEHRERTLSPSSHGQGKEKKGERG, from the coding sequence ATGGTACGCCGCGCAGCCAAAGCCGATTCGACTCCAAAGGCCAAGACTCGTGCACGCACGGTTTCCGGAGAGCGCCGCGGCCGCTCCGGCGCCGCGTACGCCATCGGCGCGGTCGCGGAGCGCTACGGCATTCACCCGCAGACGCTGCGCCTCTACGAGCGCGAAAACCTCCTCGTCCCCGCCCGCAGCGAGGGCAATACGCGCCTCTACTCCGAAGAAGACCTTGAAACCCTCGAGTTCATCCTGAACCTGACGCGAAACCTGGGCGTGAACCTGGCGGGGGTCGAGGTCGTGCTGAACATGCGCGGACGCATGCTCGAGATCCAGCGCGAGGTGGAAGAACTGCTTCAGAGGATGCAGCGGGAATTCGCGGCGCGCCGCATGGAGCCTCCGCTCACGCAGGCGCTCGTGCGGCTCAAGGATTTGTACCGAGAGGATTACGCGCTCGAACACCGAGAGCGCACCCTTTCCCCTTCTTCCCATGGCCAAGGCAAAGAAAAGAAAGGCGAGCGCGGCTAA
- a CDS encoding helix-turn-helix domain-containing protein, with the protein MSGQNSPLSFGEALRREREARGVSLEEIARKTRISRRHLEALEQERFESLPGRVFAKGFVRAYCECIGANAADFLERCTALSERQAADDVSPTDRRAQSDPSSVVSTLASMRRMEPRKEAFLLFVVLVGLALAGVVPAVWSALRATHRQTPPASPSVSSEVIDRTPQILRAIGEETLLTVRALRRTHVYVEREGDVFLDRELFPGEERTYPLGRAFSLRAGYAAALRLTVAGKELSTPPGRSALYLYAAEGKLEYGTSPISDAAALH; encoded by the coding sequence ATGTCCGGCCAAAACTCACCCCTTTCGTTCGGAGAGGCCCTGCGCCGCGAGCGCGAGGCGCGCGGGGTGTCGCTTGAGGAAATCGCGCGCAAGACGCGGATCTCCAGGCGCCACCTCGAGGCCCTGGAACAGGAACGCTTCGAGAGCCTTCCGGGCCGCGTCTTTGCGAAGGGCTTCGTCCGAGCCTATTGCGAGTGCATCGGCGCGAACGCCGCCGATTTCTTGGAGCGCTGCACCGCGCTTTCGGAACGCCAGGCGGCGGACGACGTCTCCCCGACGGACCGCCGCGCCCAAAGCGACCCGTCCTCCGTAGTCTCGACGCTTGCGTCGATGCGGAGGATGGAACCGCGGAAAGAAGCGTTCCTTTTGTTTGTGGTGCTGGTAGGCCTGGCGCTTGCCGGCGTGGTCCCTGCGGTGTGGTCGGCATTGCGGGCGACGCACCGTCAGACGCCGCCTGCTTCGCCTTCCGTGTCCAGTGAGGTTATTGACCGAACGCCGCAGATTCTGCGGGCCATCGGCGAAGAAACGCTGCTTACGGTCCGTGCCCTGCGCCGCACGCATGTCTACGTGGAGCGGGAAGGGGACGTGTTCCTCGACCGCGAGCTCTTTCCGGGCGAGGAGCGCACGTACCCCCTCGGGCGCGCGTTTTCCCTCCGCGCCGGGTACGCCGCCGCACTCCGGCTGACGGTGGCCGGGAAAGAGCTATCGACGCCGCCCGGACGGAGTGCGTTGTATCTTTACGCCGCAGAAGGTAAATTGGAGTATGGCACAAGCCCTATTAGCGACGCCGCAGCCCTCCATTAA
- a CDS encoding DnaJ domain-containing protein, whose protein sequence is MTYYEVLDVSPKASQSEIYERYMKLMRENHPDRFSDPARRAEAEKYVQAINEAFNTLRDSAARAKYDQGLQQEVERKTPEEEARVYFGRGQTAEQVKDFHTAIECYKRASALDGKVGKYPYHLARLQESNAKWRRDVVGNYQKAVALEPKNVEYYKAFISFYQKQGMKIRAQKLAQKALTLAPQDTELQSIAQGPEAPQERGFMTGAWFRKPKDK, encoded by the coding sequence ATGACTTATTACGAAGTCCTGGACGTTTCCCCGAAGGCGAGCCAGAGCGAGATTTACGAGCGCTACATGAAGCTCATGCGCGAGAATCATCCCGACCGCTTTTCCGACCCTGCGCGGCGGGCGGAAGCCGAAAAATACGTCCAGGCGATCAACGAGGCCTTTAATACGCTGCGCGATTCCGCCGCGCGCGCCAAGTACGACCAAGGGCTTCAGCAGGAAGTGGAGCGAAAAACTCCCGAGGAAGAGGCGCGCGTCTACTTCGGCCGGGGGCAGACGGCGGAGCAGGTCAAGGATTTCCACACCGCCATCGAATGCTACAAGCGCGCCAGCGCCCTCGACGGCAAGGTGGGCAAATACCCCTACCACTTGGCGCGCCTCCAGGAGTCCAACGCCAAATGGCGACGCGACGTAGTGGGAAATTACCAGAAAGCGGTTGCCTTGGAGCCGAAGAATGTGGAATACTACAAAGCGTTTATCAGTTTTTACCAAAAGCAAGGCATGAAGATACGCGCCCAGAAACTCGCCCAGAAGGCCCTGACGCTCGCCCCGCAGGACACCGAACTCCAGAGCATCGCCCAAGGCCCCGAAGCCCCGCAGGAGCGAGGCTTCATGACGGGCGCGTGGTTCAGGAAACCGAAGGACAAGTAA
- a CDS encoding Stp1/IreP family PP2C-type Ser/Thr phosphatase, which produces MNICAYGTTTEGLVREHNEDCFLVDEARRLFIVADGMGGHAAGEVASRLAVDTVKEFLESADEEATWPYESNPRLSLEGNKLAQAIRIANRRVLDEVKKNERYRGMGTTLVALTVRADEADSEHAYIGHVGDSRTYRIREGKIEQLTTDHSWISAQVESGAISTEAARRHPLRNVITRALGSDEEVEADIIECDVQPGDLFILCTDGLNTMISDEEILKRALAGADDLEAMCNKLIEGANEAGGEDNTTVVLVSVEEDGQ; this is translated from the coding sequence ATGAACATCTGCGCCTACGGCACGACGACCGAAGGACTTGTGCGGGAGCATAACGAGGACTGCTTCTTGGTGGACGAGGCGCGGCGGCTCTTCATCGTGGCCGACGGCATGGGAGGCCACGCCGCGGGCGAGGTGGCGTCCCGTCTGGCCGTCGACACGGTGAAGGAATTTCTGGAAAGCGCCGACGAGGAAGCCACATGGCCGTATGAGTCCAATCCGCGCTTAAGCCTGGAGGGCAACAAGCTCGCCCAGGCCATCCGGATCGCCAATCGGCGCGTGCTCGACGAGGTCAAGAAGAACGAGCGCTATCGCGGCATGGGAACGACGCTCGTCGCCTTGACGGTGCGCGCCGACGAGGCGGACAGCGAGCACGCCTACATCGGGCACGTGGGCGACAGCCGCACGTATCGAATCCGCGAGGGCAAGATCGAGCAGCTTACGACCGACCACTCGTGGATCAGCGCCCAGGTGGAAAGCGGCGCCATCTCGACCGAGGCCGCGCGCCGCCATCCCCTGCGGAACGTCATCACGCGCGCTCTCGGAAGCGACGAGGAGGTCGAGGCGGACATCATCGAGTGCGACGTGCAGCCGGGCGACCTGTTCATCCTCTGCACCGACGGTTTGAACACCATGATTTCGGATGAGGAAATTCTTAAACGAGCCCTGGCGGGCGCGGACGATCTGGAAGCTATGTGCAATAAACTCATCGAAGGCGCGAACGAAGCCGGGGGCGAGGACAACACCACCGTGGTCCTGGTGTCTGTGGAGGAAGATGGCCAATGA
- a CDS encoding ABC transporter substrate-binding protein, whose amino-acid sequence MTRLTLAHSPDADDAFMFYALAHERVPTDGLVFEHVLADIETLNRKALEGAYDITAVSFHAYPRLSERYALMPLGGSVGRGYGPVLVARNDDKAFSPAGATVATPGEMTTAHLLLRLYEPRVQTVVMPFDTILDAVSERKVEAGLLIHEGQLTYAKHDLAKVADLGAWWLDETRLPLPLGGNVIRRSLSDGVRAKAERAMRLSIEYALAHTDEALDYAMRFGRGLSREAGKRFVAMYVNGYTLDYGAEGRRAIKTLFDMAHERGLLPAVSLDF is encoded by the coding sequence ATGACCCGCCTGACGCTCGCCCACAGCCCCGACGCCGACGACGCGTTCATGTTCTACGCGCTCGCGCACGAGAGGGTGCCGACCGACGGGCTCGTGTTCGAGCACGTTCTCGCGGACATCGAAACCCTCAACCGCAAGGCCCTCGAAGGGGCGTACGACATCACGGCGGTCTCGTTCCATGCCTATCCCCGCCTCTCGGAGCGCTACGCGCTCATGCCCCTCGGGGGAAGCGTGGGCCGCGGCTACGGCCCCGTCCTGGTGGCGCGCAATGACGACAAGGCGTTTTCCCCGGCCGGCGCGACGGTGGCCACGCCGGGGGAGATGACGACGGCGCACCTTCTCCTGCGCCTCTACGAGCCCCGCGTGCAAACGGTCGTGATGCCCTTCGACACCATCCTCGACGCCGTGTCCGAGCGGAAAGTCGAAGCGGGCCTTCTCATCCACGAGGGACAGCTCACCTACGCCAAGCACGACCTTGCGAAGGTGGCCGACCTTGGGGCCTGGTGGCTCGACGAGACCAGGCTTCCCCTGCCCCTGGGCGGAAACGTCATCCGGCGAAGCCTTTCCGACGGCGTGCGCGCCAAGGCGGAGCGCGCCATGCGGCTCAGCATCGAGTACGCCCTGGCGCACACGGACGAGGCGCTCGACTACGCCATGCGGTTCGGGCGGGGACTCTCGCGCGAGGCGGGCAAGCGGTTCGTCGCCATGTACGTCAACGGCTACACGCTGGACTACGGAGCGGAGGGGCGCCGCGCCATAAAAACGCTTTTTGACATGGCGCACGAGCGCGGGCTCCTTCCCGCGGTTTCTCTGGACTTTTGA
- the hpnC gene encoding squalene synthase HpnC, protein MAPTPSAAASRALQAGAPPTSLEEAYRACERLAKTHYENFPVASWLLPLEERRAFCAVYAFCRGVDDLGDEAATERRLALLDRWEEETRAAFQGTSSHPTFVALGDVIARYDLEAEPFLKLIEANRMDQRRSRYATYADLLYYCDHSANPVGRIVLALYDLRDSRRGKLSDAVCTALQLANFWQDVREDSSRRGRIYIPEEDMRHFGVREEAIARGEADERFAALMRFEVERARMLFDEGEPLVAEVPPSLSGEVRLFLRGGRAVLRAIERARYDVLRARPAVPRWRKIFWVAALWGRRRFLPGGFLANPRVSS, encoded by the coding sequence ATGGCACCCACGCCCAGCGCCGCCGCAAGCCGCGCGCTCCAAGCGGGGGCGCCGCCTACCAGCCTGGAAGAGGCCTACCGCGCCTGCGAGCGTCTGGCGAAAACCCATTACGAGAATTTCCCCGTCGCCTCATGGCTTCTTCCCCTGGAGGAGCGCCGCGCCTTCTGCGCCGTCTACGCCTTCTGCCGCGGGGTGGACGACCTGGGCGACGAGGCGGCGACGGAGCGCCGCCTCGCGCTTCTCGACCGATGGGAGGAAGAGACGCGCGCGGCCTTCCAGGGAACTTCCTCCCACCCGACGTTTGTGGCCTTGGGCGACGTCATAGCTCGATACGACCTCGAGGCGGAGCCTTTCTTGAAGCTCATCGAGGCCAACCGGATGGACCAGCGCCGGAGCCGCTACGCGACCTACGCGGACCTTCTCTACTACTGCGACCACTCGGCCAACCCCGTGGGGCGCATCGTGCTCGCGCTCTACGACCTGCGCGACTCGAGGCGAGGAAAGCTTTCCGACGCCGTCTGCACGGCGCTCCAGCTCGCGAACTTCTGGCAGGACGTGCGCGAGGATTCTTCAAGACGCGGCCGCATCTACATTCCTGAGGAAGATATGCGGCATTTCGGCGTCCGCGAGGAGGCGATTGCGCGGGGCGAGGCGGACGAGCGCTTCGCGGCGCTCATGCGGTTCGAGGTCGAGCGCGCGCGCATGCTCTTCGACGAGGGCGAGCCCCTCGTCGCGGAGGTGCCGCCGAGCCTTTCGGGCGAGGTGCGGCTTTTTCTCCGCGGGGGCCGCGCCGTGTTGCGCGCAATCGAGCGCGCCCGCTACGACGTCCTCCGCGCCCGCCCCGCCGTGCCGCGCTGGAGGAAGATTTTCTGGGTCGCGGCGCTGTGGGGACGGCGGCGTTTCCTCCCCGGCGGATTCCTTGCGAACCCGAGGGTTTCCTCGTGA
- a CDS encoding phytoene/squalene synthase family protein → MMNLADGYRHCRIIARKKARNFYYAFLFLPRPKREALYAIYAFCHSCDSIADGELSVDQKLTMLNGYLEDLRRIERGEEVDDAVFVALADTIRRYQIPRSYFEELVDGVMMDLGTTSYATFEELKGYCHKVAGVVGLMVLEVLGYRSEEAKRHAETLALAMQLTNILRDLREDAERHRVYLPEEDMRRFGYTRDELFRCETNRAFHALMEFETERAHQCFRDANPLFRLIPRRARYCPRMIAALYLGILRKIERSRYDVFSRNIGLNGGEKWSLAAGVFLRNALLP, encoded by the coding sequence GTGATGAACCTGGCCGACGGCTACCGCCACTGCCGCATCATCGCGAGGAAGAAGGCGCGCAATTTCTATTACGCCTTCCTGTTCCTTCCCCGCCCGAAGCGTGAGGCGCTCTACGCCATCTACGCTTTCTGCCACTCTTGCGACTCCATCGCCGACGGCGAGCTCTCGGTTGACCAGAAGCTCACGATGCTCAACGGCTACCTCGAAGACTTGCGCCGCATCGAGCGCGGCGAGGAGGTGGACGACGCCGTGTTCGTCGCCCTTGCCGACACCATCCGACGCTACCAAATCCCCCGCTCCTATTTCGAGGAACTCGTGGACGGCGTCATGATGGACCTGGGCACGACCTCCTACGCCACGTTCGAGGAGCTTAAAGGCTATTGCCACAAGGTCGCGGGCGTCGTCGGCTTGATGGTGCTCGAAGTCCTGGGCTACCGGAGCGAGGAGGCCAAGCGCCACGCCGAGACGCTCGCGCTCGCCATGCAGCTTACGAACATTCTGCGCGACCTTCGCGAGGACGCCGAGCGGCACCGCGTGTACCTGCCGGAGGAGGACATGCGCCGCTTCGGCTACACGCGGGACGAGCTTTTCCGGTGCGAGACCAACCGCGCCTTCCACGCGCTGATGGAGTTCGAGACGGAGCGCGCGCACCAGTGCTTCCGGGACGCAAACCCCCTCTTTCGGCTAATCCCCCGCCGCGCGCGCTACTGCCCCCGCATGATCGCGGCGCTCTACCTGGGAATCCTCCGAAAAATCGAGCGCTCCCGCTACGACGTTTTCTCCCGGAACATCGGGCTCAACGGCGGGGAAAAGTGGAGCCTCGCCGCGGGCGTCTTCCTGCGCAACGCGCTTCTGCCTTGA
- a CDS encoding FAD-dependent oxidoreductase, which produces MTKRPRVLVVGGGVAGMAAACSLADACEVTLLEKRPFLGGRVYSVRDARMDCAVDNAQHVFLGCFERLRGFLKKLGLQEDAHLQEIFRLRLFTPRGQVVFHAAPLPAPLHLAPALFRLKPLSWRERLAVARAMDRIRRMGEDEVRGFEGKNFGEWLRATGQSPAAVTYFWDFFALAALNAHVDQADAAAAFFVFRKGLLESRKFSSVGYLLRGQEAVGRAARAYVESRGGRVLTERGAAALTLERSSVAGVQDVTDKRHTADAYILALPPAELYALAPPSLRTLKPFSHLPRLEGSPIVGVHLWYDRPVVDFDFAGFPGHRLQWVFNKSRIFGIPSRDTQYLSVVLSSAREWLDAPKERAVQAMDEAIKEFFPEARRAALVYSRVVKEPAATLLPFPGYHCLRPAPRAGIPNLLLAGEWTATGWPSSMEGAVRSGEACARLVLERDFC; this is translated from the coding sequence ATGACGAAGCGCCCTCGCGTGCTCGTGGTGGGAGGAGGCGTGGCCGGGATGGCCGCGGCCTGCTCCTTGGCCGACGCCTGTGAGGTCACCCTTCTCGAAAAGAGGCCGTTCCTCGGAGGCCGCGTCTATTCCGTGCGCGACGCGCGGATGGACTGCGCTGTGGACAACGCCCAGCACGTGTTCCTCGGGTGCTTCGAGCGGCTGCGCGGCTTTCTGAAGAAATTGGGGCTGCAAGAGGACGCACACCTTCAGGAAATTTTCCGCCTGCGCCTCTTCACGCCCCGGGGGCAGGTCGTGTTTCACGCCGCGCCCCTTCCGGCGCCACTGCACCTTGCGCCGGCGCTTTTCCGGCTGAAGCCCCTCTCGTGGCGCGAGCGCCTCGCCGTGGCGCGCGCGATGGACCGGATTCGGCGCATGGGCGAGGACGAGGTGCGCGGCTTCGAGGGAAAGAACTTCGGCGAGTGGCTGCGCGCGACGGGCCAGAGTCCCGCCGCCGTGACTTATTTCTGGGATTTCTTTGCGCTCGCGGCCCTCAACGCGCACGTCGACCAGGCCGACGCCGCCGCCGCCTTCTTCGTCTTCCGCAAGGGACTTCTCGAATCGAGAAAATTCTCCTCCGTGGGCTATCTCCTGCGGGGCCAGGAAGCCGTAGGGCGCGCGGCGCGCGCCTACGTCGAATCGCGCGGCGGCCGCGTCCTCACCGAGCGCGGAGCCGCGGCCCTGACGCTCGAGCGCTCCAGCGTCGCGGGCGTGCAGGACGTAACCGACAAGCGGCACACCGCCGACGCATACATTCTGGCTCTTCCCCCGGCGGAGCTCTACGCGCTCGCGCCGCCCTCGCTCCGCACCCTGAAGCCTTTCTCGCATCTCCCCCGCCTTGAAGGTTCTCCCATAGTCGGCGTGCACCTCTGGTACGACCGGCCCGTCGTGGACTTCGACTTCGCCGGCTTCCCCGGCCACCGCCTCCAGTGGGTCTTCAACAAAAGTCGCATCTTCGGAATCCCCTCCCGCGACACTCAGTACCTGAGCGTCGTCCTGAGCTCGGCGCGGGAGTGGCTCGACGCGCCCAAGGAGCGAGCCGTGCAGGCCATGGACGAGGCGATCAAGGAATTTTTTCCCGAAGCGAGGCGCGCGGCGCTCGTGTACTCGCGCGTCGTCAAGGAGCCCGCCGCCACGCTCCTTCCATTTCCCGGCTACCACTGCCTGCGCCCCGCTCCCCGCGCCGGAATCCCGAACCTTCTCCTTGCGGGCGAGTGGACGGCGACGGGCTGGCCCTCATCGATGGAGGGCGCCGTGCGGAGCGGCGAGGCGTGCGCGCGCCTTGTGCTGGAAAGAGATTTCTGTTAA
- a CDS encoding type II toxin-antitoxin system HicB family antitoxin — protein sequence MMQRTYPIVLVQEGRKWWAYLPDVPGVYGLGKTEREAKEDLSQALQLYIEDALADGDTIPQPRAKRVEVDEVRIAVGK from the coding sequence ATGATGCAACGAACCTATCCCATCGTATTGGTTCAAGAAGGCCGCAAGTGGTGGGCCTATTTGCCGGACGTGCCGGGCGTATACGGCCTGGGAAAAACGGAAAGAGAAGCCAAGGAAGATCTCTCCCAAGCCCTGCAGCTTTACATTGAGGATGCCCTTGCCGACGGCGACACCATTCCGCAGCCCCGTGCCAAACGAGTGGAGGTGGACGAGGTTCGTATTGCCGTCGGCAAGTAA
- a CDS encoding type II toxin-antitoxin system HicA family toxin has translation MATAKQITRFLKRKGFKEKRQTGSHLVLKSPATGHRAVVPIHRGDLPKGLFLRILKDAGFSLEDYLEERKPCFKAK, from the coding sequence GTGGCTACGGCCAAGCAAATCACCCGCTTTCTCAAACGAAAGGGGTTTAAGGAGAAAAGGCAAACCGGCTCCCACTTGGTTTTAAAGAGTCCCGCAACGGGGCACCGTGCCGTTGTTCCTATACATCGAGGTGACTTGCCCAAAGGATTGTTTCTGAGGATATTGAAGGACGCGGGATTCTCCCTAGAAGATTACCTCGAAGAGCGCAAGCCGTGCTTTAAGGCAAAATAG